In the Parashewanella tropica genome, ATTCCTGGAATGATCGATGATCAGGTTCACTTTAGAGAGCCAGGTTTTCCCAACAAAGGTACCATCGCCAGTGAATCTCGTGCAGCAGTTGCAGGCGGTATCACCAGTTTTATGGAAATGCCTAATGTAAACCCTCAGACTACAACACTTGAAGCATTAGAAGATAAGTATGTTCGTGCCTCAAAAGGCTCACTCGCCAACTACAGCTTCTATTTAGGTGCGACTAACGACAACTTAGAAGTCATTAAAAGTCTTAACCCAAACCAAGCTTGTGGTATTAAGATTTTCATGGGCGCATCAACAGGTAACATGCTGGTTGATAACGAAGATACGCTAAACGCCATTTTTGCAAACGCCCCAACTGTGATTGCGACACACTGTGAAAACACACCTATGATTTCGGCCTTAGAAGAAGAGTATCGCGCTAAGTATGGTGACAATATTCCGATGAACCTGCACGGTGAAATCCGCTCAAGGGAAGCGTGTTTAGCATCATCGAAATTAGCCACTGAGTTGGCTATCAAGCACAAGTCTCGTTTGCATGTTCTTCACTTAACGACCGCAGATGAATTGTACTTGTTCCAAAAGAACAAACAGCTGGCTGATTTAAAAGGCGCGAATATTACAGCCGAAGTGTGTGTGCACCATTTATTCTTCAACGATAAAGACTACGACACGCTTGGCAGCTTAATTAAATGTAACCCTGCGGTTAAAAAAGCCAGTGATCAACAAGCTCTAATTAAAGCCGTTCAAGATGATGTGATTGATATTATAGCGACTGACCATGCACCACATACATGGGATGAAAAACAAAACGAAAGCTACTTTAAAGCACCGTCAGGTCTTCCTTTAGTGCAGCACGCTTTAGTTTCTGTGCTTGAGCATTACCACAATGGCAACTTTAGCCTAGAGAAAATCGTCCAAAAAACCAGTCACGCTGTAGCAGAGCGTTATCAATTAAAAGATCGTGGTTATCTACGTGAAGGTTATATTGCTGACTTGGCTTTATTAGATCTAAACAAACCGCATACAGTGACAAAAGAAAATATCCGCTATCACTGTGGTTGGTCACCATTTAACGGTTATACCTTCCAATCGAGCGTAATCGGCACTTGGGTGAACGGTAATCATATGTTTGACGGTGAACGTATTATCAATAAGCAGTTTGGTGAAAGATTGGTGTTTGATAGAGACTAATATCAATATCACCCCCCCCTTTTCTACAAGCCAGAGTTCATTAGCTCTGGCTTTTTAATAGGTACAGGGTTATCTAGGTAGTTTATTGGTTCAGGCTAAAAGGTCATATTGATAACATGGTTATGGACAGTAACGAAACGATATTTTTATAGAATTGTTAAAAGCCATGTCGTCATGCCTGCACGTTGTTAGCAGGCATCCAGCGACTTTTTTCTTGGCTTATGCTTGGTTAGGTAATAAAAGCAAAGCTTCTACGAAGCTTAGAAAATCGTAGTACTGCGTACCACACCGCGCAAGAGGGGGAACACCAGCATTCCCCCTCTTGCATCTCCCCGTGCCGTCCCACGAAGCTAAACGTTTCGGCGATAATTGAATAAATGACTAACGGCTCTGATGGTACATCCATGTACCTCAGAGCCTAGCTCGACATCCATGTCGAGCTTACGCCATTTCATTATTCAATTATCCCCTCAACAGCTTCAAGGGAACTATGTTCTCTCTTCGATCATATGATATGTGGAAACTCATAGGCTTAAAGCACTTTTTGGACAGAAGTTTGTCAGTGGTTTTGCTAAATTAGCAAAATACGGATCAGCTTATGTATGTTGAAACTCCAAGTACGTGCCAACAATGTGTACTTATTTTACTAACTCTACGCAATATTTCGTCGGCAAGGGTTCATCTACAAACTTCGTTGAAAAGTCATACATTGCACCCTTTTCGATGCAAACAGTTTTCAAAACCTCTTCGATCCGTTGTTGAATAGGAACTTCGAAGTCTTCAGCAATACGAGCTTGAATAAACGCTGCACGAACACGAAAGCTGTAACTTTCTGAGATAAAATCTACATAACGAAACTGACGATCAACTTGAAATTTCTCTGAAAACGATACCTCAAAATGAGCACCAATATTCTCTAATACTTTATTGATATCTTTATACATTTAATAAACCTCCGTTGTTTCCATTTATAGATAACGCTCGTGTAATTTGGATGTCCCAAAGAGCCTGAGAGCTATTTGATGCGTTTGTTAGCACTCAGACTCGTATTCTTTGTCGATATCTTTAGCTATTTCTATAAGTTCATCGAACTGCTTCTCGACAAAGCTTACAAATATATAAGCGTCTTTTTCATTTAATGTTGATTCCCCATTAAAGTAGAGTTCTAGCTGTCGAAGTGGGTACTCTAACTGCTCATAGTGAAAGTTAACTGAGTCATAAACACCCCATTCAGAACGTGATTCAAGAGCATTTTTAAAGTCCTCCAAAACCTTAGATACCATAGCCAAATTGACTTTACCTAATGCAAATGATTCTCTCGTATATGTAGCCTCATAAATTTTTCCCAAGTGATAACTCAATGTTTGAGGGAATGAGTCTTCAAGTTTATTGTCTTTGTGCATTAATCGATGCTCCATTTCTTGCTTTTTAAGTTCATCCACCACTTGCTTTAATAGTTCAGCAATATATTTTCCCTGAGTTTCTATCAACGAAGGAATGCTAACGGTTGTAAACTTAGGTTCTGATGAATTAGAGAATGACGTCACCATTTGGAAGCTAGCAGGACTCAAAGAGATGCGAGATATAAAGCAAGACTTATACGCTCCATTTTCTTTTTGAGATGTGGGGTGTCCCGCGGCACTATTTCGTATAATTCGAATTTCGTCTAGTTGCTTAGGAGGCTTTATGTTTTTCAGGTCTAATGAGTCAGCAATATGTTTTGCAGCATCTTGCTGCAATAGTAAGGTTTGCAAAACTCCATAAACGACAAGATAACTTGCTCCGTCACTCTCGGTTGAGCATAAATCGGGATATGCTTCTATTGCTAACTCGGTATCACCTACAAGATCAAGCGCTGAACACAATTTGTTCCAGTTTGCTTTATTCCCCATGATTTGAAACTGCCGCCTAGACGCATTGATGTAGTCTCTAATTTCTGATTCTAGCTTCCTGACCATACTCTCTCCTGATGAACTGATAAGAGTGCTAACAATGTATTAGATCCCAAAGTTGGGATAAAACCCCACTTTGGGAATTTTTACGCATCTATTGAACACTAGCTTTTTGCATAATTTATTGTTTTGAATAGAGTATCAGAATATGCAACAAAACCACTAATGAGAAAGCATGACAAGGCATGGTATTTCTACATACCTTTCATTTTACATTACGAAATCTATAGAAAACTCTCTAGTTGGGAGTTATGAGGTTTGTTATCGCTAACTCGAAAAGGGGCAGAAATAAGTTAAAGCTACTCCAAATTACCCTGCAGGCTTCAGAAATTCCCATGGCAAAGTTGTTATTCATCGTTGGTGAAAAATAGCGTAAGCGCAGCATGGACGCTGCGCTAGTTTCCGAGCTACATGGATGTAGCATCGGAAACGTTAGTTATTTTTTATCATAAGAGGAATAACGGTTAACTTTGCTGGGCGGCACGGTGAGTTCCAAGAGAGGGGTTGCTGGTGACCCCTTTCTTGGTCGGGTGTGGGCTGTCAGCACACGACTTTGTAAACTTCGTAGAAGTTTTGCTTTATTGAAATGAAATAGCCAATTCCATGTTTAGTATCAAAAAGTCGCTGGGCACCTGTCTTCTCAGGTGCGACGATATAAAAAGCTTCGGGACAACAATGACTCCCAAGCCCGCCACAACATAAGAAAGCCTATTGATTCAGGTGTATCGACAATTACTCGCCCTTCAAGCGTCTATCCAACTGATCTTTCAAGTTCGCAGGAACACCTTTGATCAAAATAGTATTGGACACAGGATCATAAATCACTCGCTCGCCTAAATGATTACCATCAAAGCTTAAGCTTACGCCACCACCTGTACCTGAAAATTTTTTAAGCTGACGTAGGGTTGCTTTATCGGCTGGAAACTCTTCATCAAGTTCATACTCACCAGTGTTGGCAAAGTCGTAAAATGAATCCATACCGTCTTCGCTGATTTCTTCTGCCAAGGATTTCAAATCAATGTCTAAGCCTTCGTCGCTGCGTTCTTTACAAAAGTCGAATACCTTTTCACGTACTTCTTGACGCTCTTCTTTGGTTAACTCATTACCCGCGACAAAGTCTTCCACAGCATTCATCAGATTTTTGTTTTGAACTTTGGTGTTTACACCTTCAACACAGCCCATAAAATCCAAGAAGAAGTCAGCCACTTTTCGCCCTGCTCTGCCACGAATAAACGAAATATACTTTTTCGATTCAGGATCCGCCTGAAGCTCGGTTAAGTCGATTCGAGCCGCTAACTGTAGATTACTTAAATCTAAATGGTTATTTTGAGTCAGCTCCATATCATCAAGCACCGTCATCGACGATTTAGCATTTAATAACGCCACAAACAAAAACTCACTGGCTAAACTGGTGTAGCATGCCATTAGCAAGAACCCGCCTTGGCTAAAGTCGTATTTAGCTAATTCATCTTGCAACAACTTACCTGCTTTACCTGAAAGCTCTACGAAACCTAAGTTACCTGTTCGGTATTCATTCAAAGCCTCAGAAAATGCATTATTAGGCTCAGCATCACTGCCTTCTGGCACACCAAAGTGTCCAAAGCCTTTTCCGGCTTTACTGGTATAAGTTTGATGTAGCTCTTCTAACATCACTTCTACCGCTTGGCCGTTTAGCAGCGGCTGCGGACGTAAGCGACAAGAAAGCTTGCCCTCATTGTTTTGAACGATTTCGTGAATAATGGCTTGGTCGATGGTAATTGTCATAAGTCGTGATAGTCAGGTAAATTTTGGGTATTATATGCCGCTAATTCTTTTCTTTGTGAAACATTTTTTATGGCTATTAAATCAAAATACGATAATCAGCAAGTAGAATCCCTTATTGCTGAGGTTCTAGCAGTACTTAATAAACACGATACCTCAACCGATTTAAGCTTGATGGTATTGGGCAATTGCGTATCTCACCTATTACAAACAAAAGTCCCAGAAGCCGCTCGCGCTGCTATTACAGAGCAATTTGCAAAAGCTTTAACTCAATCAACAAAATAATTCATTTAATCAATGAGTTTGTGCTATATACTCGTGATAGGTGACGATGCATTTTCAGGTATCACCAGTATTACAAACGGGCAAACCTTAACAGGCCAAATTTGAATGCAAGCAGATATTTTTGAACGAAAAAAACAATTAGGGCGTGACAAGGTGTCTAACCTCATTAACTGGGGACACTGGTTTGCATTTATTAACGGCCTGTTAGCTATGTTGATTGGCTGGCGTTACATCGCCAGCATTGGTGAGCCTGAAACCCTTATCAGTATCACTTATCTTTCACTGTATACCTTGGGTCAATTTACCTTTTTAGCCTTTATTGTCTATCTGGTATTTATTTTTCCAATCACCATCTTCCTACCATACTCTCGTATACTTAGAGGGTTTGCAGCAATTGTTGCCACTGCAGGGTTGTGCACCTTAATTTATGACACCGTTGTTTATGGCGATTATGGCTTGCACCTCAGCCCTTTTGCTTTTGAACTGGCATGGGGAGATATCAGCTCAATAGTGCAAAGCACTTCTTATCTTGCGGTTCCTATCGCAATATTGATCTTTCAGTTAACGCTTTCTAATTTTCTTTGGAAACGCATCGTTAAAATTCAAAGAAAAAATTATGGTCCTAAAGTTCTTTTCGTTGTCGGAGCTGCATTTATTAGCAGCCATTTAATCCATATATGGGCCGATGCGACCAATTATATTGATATCACCCGTTATGACGATGCTTACCCAGTTTCTTACCCAGCAACGGCTAAAACCTTTATGGAAAGCCACGGTTTTGAGCGCTCGACTCAAATTAAGCGTCCACAAGGTGAGAAAGTATTAAGCTATCCTATGGCACCTCTTCAATGCCACGCAGGCAGTAAGCCGAATATTATGATGATCATAGTAAAAAGCTTACGTAGTGATGTCGTCAACGCAAATACCATGCCATTTTTGACTGATTACGCTCAAAAAAATGTCTCATTTACTCAGCATTTTACTGGTGGAACTCACTTCAATAGCAGTATGTTCTCTTTGCTTTACTCACTACAAACCAGTTATATGGACAACACTGCATTTGACTATACCAGCCCGATTTTTACTAGAGAGTTAAAGAAAGAAGGCTACCACTTAGAGCTGTTTGCTAATCAAGAGCAACTTGATTATTTACAACCCAAAGCAATGTTCGCTGATTTTGATAAAAATCTAACTCGTTCCCACACAAATAGTACCGTTTCAGATTTGGCAAAATTGGGAGCCTTTCAAGAGTGGAAGCAGAAGCAATCTAGCCCATGGTTAGCCATGATCACGCTTGACTCAACCTCGACTTACGACACTCCTGTAGGGTTTTTAGGAATTAAAACAGTAAAAGCGCCAAAGGACTATTCTCCAGCACAGCGAGTTTTGTTCAATCAATATCGTCAATCAGCCCATTTTGTTGATAAACAAATTGAAATGCTGGTAGAAAGTTTACCGAAAAATACTGTAGTGGTTATTGCTGGTGTTAATGGCAATGTGTTCAAAATTAACGATAATAACTACAAAGATTTATTATCTCCAAATAACGTAAACGTTCCACTCATCATGCATCTGCCCAATACAGCAAGTAGAACGATCAACTATCGCACTAGTCACTATGGTTTTGTTCC is a window encoding:
- a CDS encoding DUF3413 domain-containing protein, whose amino-acid sequence is MFERKKQLGRDKVSNLINWGHWFAFINGLLAMLIGWRYIASIGEPETLISITYLSLYTLGQFTFLAFIVYLVFIFPITIFLPYSRILRGFAAIVATAGLCTLIYDTVVYGDYGLHLSPFAFELAWGDISSIVQSTSYLAVPIAILIFQLTLSNFLWKRIVKIQRKNYGPKVLFVVGAAFISSHLIHIWADATNYIDITRYDDAYPVSYPATAKTFMESHGFERSTQIKRPQGEKVLSYPMAPLQCHAGSKPNIMMIIVKSLRSDVVNANTMPFLTDYAQKNVSFTQHFTGGTHFNSSMFSLLYSLQTSYMDNTAFDYTSPIFTRELKKEGYHLELFANQEQLDYLQPKAMFADFDKNLTRSHTNSTVSDLAKLGAFQEWKQKQSSPWLAMITLDSTSTYDTPVGFLGIKTVKAPKDYSPAQRVLFNQYRQSAHFVDKQIEMLVESLPKNTVVVIAGVNGNVFKINDNNYKDLLSPNNVNVPLIMHLPNTASRTINYRTSHYGFVPTMLTQVFGCTNPVSDYSSGNTLFSPSDNNWVYVGDQRIFAIYQKDETTIIDRHGKYRIYDPEFKNRIKKKMSAPELIQVMREGRRLYNK
- a CDS encoding dihydroorotase, with the protein product MKTLICNAQLVNEGKISTQDVLIENGRISRIDRQITAPTDAKVVDANGNHLIPGMIDDQVHFREPGFPNKGTIASESRAAVAGGITSFMEMPNVNPQTTTLEALEDKYVRASKGSLANYSFYLGATNDNLEVIKSLNPNQACGIKIFMGASTGNMLVDNEDTLNAIFANAPTVIATHCENTPMISALEEEYRAKYGDNIPMNLHGEIRSREACLASSKLATELAIKHKSRLHVLHLTTADELYLFQKNKQLADLKGANITAEVCVHHLFFNDKDYDTLGSLIKCNPAVKKASDQQALIKAVQDDVIDIIATDHAPHTWDEKQNESYFKAPSGLPLVQHALVSVLEHYHNGNFSLEKIVQKTSHAVAERYQLKDRGYLREGYIADLALLDLNKPHTVTKENIRYHCGWSPFNGYTFQSSVIGTWVNGNHMFDGERIINKQFGERLVFDRD
- a CDS encoding YejL family protein, with translation MAIKSKYDNQQVESLIAEVLAVLNKHDTSTDLSLMVLGNCVSHLLQTKVPEAARAAITEQFAKALTQSTK
- the yejK gene encoding nucleoid-associated protein YejK — encoded protein: MTITIDQAIIHEIVQNNEGKLSCRLRPQPLLNGQAVEVMLEELHQTYTSKAGKGFGHFGVPEGSDAEPNNAFSEALNEYRTGNLGFVELSGKAGKLLQDELAKYDFSQGGFLLMACYTSLASEFLFVALLNAKSSMTVLDDMELTQNNHLDLSNLQLAARIDLTELQADPESKKYISFIRGRAGRKVADFFLDFMGCVEGVNTKVQNKNLMNAVEDFVAGNELTKEERQEVREKVFDFCKERSDEGLDIDLKSLAEEISEDGMDSFYDFANTGEYELDEEFPADKATLRQLKKFSGTGGGVSLSFDGNHLGERVIYDPVSNTILIKGVPANLKDQLDRRLKGE